The following is a genomic window from Opitutales bacterium.
TTCATTCCTCTAAAGCGCGACTTCATGCCTGACATTTTGACCGTAGCCAGTGAGTCCGATCTGGCAAAAGCAGCGCCTCACCGAGTGTTTACTACACTTTCTGAAGAAGAACAGTCTCAGCTCTTGGCCTTCTTGCAACAGCTAGATGGGCGCGATGCAGATGGAGTGATACCGGCAGATGGTGTGCCCGCCAAACCCTCAGTGCTTGCCATAGACCAAACGGGTCTGGCCATCCATCTTACCTTCGACGATGGCGCAGAGGATTCCCAAGGCAATCAGAGTGCCAGTCTCAGCGGTGGAGCTGGCGTCGATACAAGTGCTGGAGCATTTGGAGCTTCCGTTCGCTTCGATGGAGGTGATGATATGGTGCATCTTTTGGACAGCCCGGTACTCAACATTCCTAAAGAAGCAGTTGTCCAGCAGACCATTTCACTTTGGTTTGCCGTGGATGACGTCGATAATCCTGGGCGCCAACAAATCTTCGAAAGTGGAGGTTCAACACGTGGGTTCAATGCCTATATCGACAATGGGACACTCTATGCGGGAGTGTGGGATCAGAATATTGATGTTGGTGTGGGTGATGTGGCTTCCTGGGAGGGTACATGGCGTTCTATCTCCGGGATTGCATCGGGTGTGTGGCATCATCTCGCTCTCGTTATCGATGCCTCTGCTGACCCAGTTCGGCCGCATGAGGGTGCGTTTTTCGCGTATTTAAACGGTGTCGAATTTGACGTCGGCAACAGTCTCGCAATGCAAATCTCGCGACATGGTGACGATAGCGCTCTTGGTGGAGTGGCGGGGGCGTCTCGGTGGGCCTCAGGCGGTAGACCTCTTAATCTAAATGGTAACATCGACGATTTCGCCATCTGGCACCGCAGTCTTTCTGAGGACGAGATAAGAATTTTGGCTGACGGCGCTGGGGGCTCGCCGGTTGATCTACTTTCATCAGAGGAGTTGGTGGGGCATTTCCCTTTTGACGAAGGTTGGACTGACCGATCGGGGATTCAGAATCTAAGAATCAATGGTGGCGCCCTCATTGAGGCTGATGCTGGCCAGTTTATGGGCGGTGCCCGATTTGATGGAGTGGATGATGTGGCCAACATTAGAAATAACAATTTGTTGAATACATATGATGGAGGCCTTGCCCAACGGACGATCAGCCTTTGGTTTTCGGTGGACGACGTTGCCTCAATGCAGCGCCAGGTCATTTTCGACCTCGGAGGATCCAAACGGGGCTTTAATGCCTATATCGAAGACGGTGTGCTTCACGCCGGGATTTGGGATATTGCAACCGATGCGATCATCGGTGATCAAGAGACATGGCCTGGAACCTGGCGAACCGTTGGTGGAATCGAACCAGGAGCCTACTATCACCTCCTCATGGTCCTTGATGCTTCTGAATCGCCGACACTGCCTCATCCGGGTGCATTCAAAGCCTACTTAAATGGTGTCGAATTTGATGTTGGAAATGATATTGCCATGCAAATTGCCGCCCACACGGACGCGTGTAGTTTGGGAGGACCGGCGGGCAAATCAAAGTTTCTTTCAGGCGGCACAGGGAGTCACTTTCGAGGATTCCTGGACGATTTTGCGGTCTGGAATCGCGTGTTGAGCGACGACGAGATTGCTCGCTTGTCGGCCCCTTGAGCTATGACTACGAGACCTGATTTGCATTTTGTCATATCTGCCTCAGGTTCTCGATCGATGAAAATGAAAAAACTCTTCGCGCTTGCTGCTACTTCGGTGTCCACCGCGCTTTTCGCTGAGCCCATGAGTGTCGGTAGCACGGCTCCTACTGAGCTCATTGTGAAAACGGATGCCGGAGAGCAATTCGACATCGGTAAAGATCTGCAGTCAGGAATGGTCTTGGTATATTTCTATCCCAAGGCGGACACGCCAGGCTGCACCAAACAGGCGTGCTCGATACGCGATGCCTTCTCTGAGCTTTCGAATGATGGTCTACGTGTCTACGGTGTGAGCATGGATTCGGTCGAAGCTCAGGCGGCCTTCAAAGAAAAATACTCGCTTCCTTTTACCCTGATAGCCGATACCGAAGGCATTCTTGTGGATGCCATGGGTGTGCCCAAGCGGGGTCGGTTTCCAGCTCGACAAGCCTTCCTCTTCAACGAGGGTGAGCTTGTCTGGCGCGACCTCAAAGCATCTACAGCCAAGCAGGCTGCTGATGTCCGCGAGGCGATGGCTCAGCTTTGAGCGAGTCAGCCATTAAACCCATTTTTTGAACTACCTGTTCGCTCATCGAAGAGCGAACAGGTTTTTTTGTGTCCAAGTTGCACGAAACTGGCTTCAGGAGAGTCTTCGTTTACAACAAGTTCTCAAATCAACCACGTTTATCCATGAAGATTGTTTCTGTAGTCAAAGGTCTATCTCTCTTTGTTATCCTCGTCTCGCGCCTGGGGGCCTTGGAAGTCGAGATCGATTTAACCAACGACTCGGGCACCCTTGGCGAACTCTTCAATGATGTGTCGAGCGGCACATTCCTGGTCCCTGGAGGATCAGGTTTAGAAATCACGATCGAAGCATTGTCTACTGATAGTAGTTTGAACTCGAATGTAGGCTCTCCGAACCGTCTTGGCATAAATTCTACTCTCTCTGGAGAGGATGCTGACGACTTTGACGTGGGAGAGTTTGTTGAGTTCTCTTTCAGTAAGAGCGTTGAAGTAACGTCCCTTGATTTTGTTGGTTTTGGAGCAGGAGAGACCTTCTCATTTGCGGGACAATCCATCACCGGGGCTCAAAATCTTTACGCGGTCCCCAGTCCGGTGTCGATTGCTGCGAACACATCCTTTCGTTTAGAATCGATCTCGGGAACAATGGGATTGCAGGCGATCACGCTCAATGTCGTTCCCGAGCCGAGTGAGACGGCGGCTGTTTTCGGAATTGCGGGCATGCTCTTTGTTTTTCGGCATCGCCGCCGTCGAGCGCATGTTCGGCGTTCATGAATCTCTTTTTTCTTCTTCGAGCAACAGCTTATACTCCATCGAATCCTTGAGAGCTTGCCAGGAGGCATCGATGATATTGTCGCTTGCCCCTACAGTGCCCCAAGTCTCATGGCCGTCAGTGGATTCAATGAGGACGCGTGTCACGGCGTCGGTGCCGAGGGCGTTGTCGAGGATACGGACCTTGAAATCTGTAAGGGTCACGGTCTTGAGTATGGGGAAAGCGGGGATGAGGGCTTTGCGCAGTGCATGGTCCAGGGCGGATACGGGGCCGTGTGCCTCGGATACGGTGTGGTAATCGTCCTCGCCGACACGGATTTTTACTGTGGCTTCAGAAATGGTGCGGCTCAGAGCGATCTGTCGACCTACGGAAGAGCGATATTGGACGAGCTCAAATGCGTCTTTCCTGCCTTTCAGGTAACGGTGGATGAGCAATTTAAAGGAGGCATCTGCGGCCTCATATTCGTAGCCTCGAAACTCTAGATCCTTCAGGTCTGCCAAGAATTTTTGAAGCTCTGAAGACTTCTCCAATTCGATGCCGAGTTCTTTGGCCTTGAGCATCAAGCTGGCTCGACCTGCCATGTCAGAAACGAGTACACGGGTGTGGTTACCCACGCGCTCTGGCTGCATGTGCTCGTAAGAGTGCTTTACCTTGCCGACGGCATCGGCGTGAACACCCCCCTTGTGTGCAAAGGCGGCAGTGCCGACGAAGGGAGCGCGCGGGTCGGAGCGCACGTTAGCGAGTTCGTCGATGAAAATGGAGAGATCGCGCAGACTCGCCATCTGCTGAGAGCAGTTCAGGGTTCGCCCCATCTTCTCAGAAAGATTGGGAATGATTGTGGTCAGGTTGGCGTTGCCGTTGCGTTCCCCGATGCCGTTCATGGTGCCTTGGACGAGGACGGCACCCTGGCGCACGCCATCGATGGAAAGCGCCACACCGAGTCCGCAATCGTTGTGGCAGTGCATGCCTACCCGCGTGTTGGGAAACTGTTTCACTACACGAGCTACAATCTTTTCCAGTTCGGAAAGCATCATGCCGCCGTTCGTATCGCAGAGGGTGATGCACGAGGCTCCGCCGCGCACTGCGGCTTCTAGGGTAGACAAGGCATAGACATCGTCGTCTTTGTAGCCGTCGAAAAAGTGTTCCGCGTCATAGATCACTTGACGTCCATTTTTAACCAGGAAAGCGACGGACTCCTCGATCATTTTGAGATTCTCATCACCGGTGGTGCGAAGGATCTCCGTGATATGCAGCAGCCAGGTTTTACCGAAGATGGTGACGGCAGGTGTCTCTGCTTCGAGCAGGATCTTGAGTTGAGCATCGTCCTCGGCTCTCTTGTCCGCGCGTCGTGTGGAACCAAATGCGGTTATTTTAGCATGCTTGAGCTGGAGTTGTTTTGCCTGCTCGAAGAAGGCCATATCTCGAGGGTTGGAGCCGGGCCAGCCACCTTCGATGTAATCAATTCCGAATTGGTCTAGCTTTTCAGCCACGCGCAGCTTCGCAGCTACGGTGAAAGACACGCCCTCGCCCTGCGTGCCATCGCGCAGCGTCGTATCGTAGATCCAGACATCCGGTGAGTTCATAAGCGAATTGAGTAAAACATTCCAAATTAATTGGGCATAGATACTGGCACAAGGTGGAAATCCGTGGATTCATTGGTGGAGGTGCAATTGAAAGGACGGGGAGTTGTTCCAGTTGTCTCTCCTCGGCTTCAGTGGTTGTAGTTGAGGCGCTCTGTCGCCTCGCCCCTGCGGTGTGGATCGAAGCAACGGTCTGCGCACCAGCAGAGCGGTGCGACTACAACAAAGGCGGTTGGGGACATATTCCCGAAGTTTCAATTAGGCCCTGCTCGAAGCCCAAAGAGTTTTCGGTCGAGGCAATTGTATTGATCTAGGTTAGTACGGTAGGGTCGTTTCGTCAAAACGGCCGCGGTTGTAGTATAGATCCGCATATTTTTCATGCGTGCACCCAGTGATGGAGATCAGGGATCTTTTCACCCAATTATAAGGCTGTTTAGTCCCATAAGTTCTCCGAATCCTGGTCGAGATAACCGCCTTTGTTATTGACTGGATCAAGGCTCGGATGGGTGCTTTTTAAATATCATGTACAAATTCATACCTGTTGTTCTATTGGCGCTTGCTGGCTTTTTTGGAAATATCGGATGGGCTCTGATCCCGGTAGAGGATTTTGCCAAACCTTCTAGAATTTCGGGTGCGCGGTTGTCACCCGACGGGAAGTGGTTGGCGTTCCGTTATCCCTCAGGCGATCGGATGGACTTGATGGTGTTTAATCTTGATGAGTAGGACGGTGTGAGGATGAAGGGGTGGCAGGCAGATGACGTAAATAGCGTTCACTGGGTGGGAGATGATCGTTTGGTTTTCGACGTGGTTTTCCGAAACCAATATGCAGGGGGTCTGTTTTCGGTGAAGGCAGGTTCGCGTCGCTTCGAGGTGCTTAACAAGTTTGATGCTTTGAGGGTGATCGATCCGGTCCCTTCAGACGAAAACGTGGTATTGACTCGTTTGTATTCCACGAGCCGTGGCGGTCCGCGCACAGTGCGTTATTTCACCAAACGTGGTATCGGGCGTGTGGTCAAATCTGCCGAATCATTACCAGGTACTCAGTTGGGATGGTATGGCGATGGCGGGGGCGATTTGATTGGCTGCCGCGTCTATCACGACGGAAAATTACGCCTGTATTTCCGTGAAACTTATGAAAGTGAATGGCGAGAATTAAAACGCGTCAGTGAAGATGTAGGGCAGTCATTTGAGGTGTTGGGTTTCGATCCTCATGAACGCACATTTTGGATGACCGCTTACGAAGACGGAGCCAATACGGCGAGCCTTTTCAAGGTGCCAGTAGATCCTGGTAGCGAAACCATCCGCGTGTTCAATGATCCAAAATACGATATACGGGACAATGCGGGTTTACTACGATCTAAGGCCACCGGTCAGGTGGTAGGTATGGCCTACGACCAAAAAGGTCCCACAAATATTTGGTTTACTGAAGAGTTCGATATGCTTCAGGCAAGCATCGACCAGGCCTTCCCCACGTCTGAGAATACGATCGTCGACTTTTCGAAGGGTAAAGAGCGTCTGTTGATACACTCCTATTCTGATCGCTCTCCGGTGTCTTATCGCGTCGTAGATATCGCTTCTAAAAACATTATCTTTGAGGCGCATTCGCGGGAGTGGATCGACTCGGCCGAGCTCCATACGCAATTCAGTCTTAACCTCAAGATGCGTGATGGTCTCGTGCTGCAGGGCTATCTCACGTTGCCCGGGGCACCCGATGCAGGTCCTTATCCGATGGTAGCCTTAGTGCATGGGGGCCCTTGGTCTCGTGACACCTGGGGATATGACCCAATAGTGCAGCTTCTGGCGAGTCGTGGCTATGCTGTGCTCCAGCTGAACTTTCGAGGCTCCAGTGGCTATGGGAAAACGATCTCTCAGAAGTATAGTGGTGACTTCAGGGACATGGTCCTAGATGTAACCGATGCCACGCGGCAGATTTGTGAGCGGGGCTGGGCAGACCCATAGCGTTTGGCGATCATGGGTGCGAGTTTTGGAGGCTATGCCGCTCTGGCTGCTCAGGTGTTTGATCCCGGTCTCTTTCAGTGTTCGATTTCTTATGCTGGCGTCTTTGACGTCGCCGAACAAATCGAGAATTGGGGTGATGGCTTTTGGCGCAAGCGTCAAGGCACCTACGCATATGACTACTGGGTAAAACGCCTTGGAGACCCGGAGAAAGATGCGGCTCTGATCGAAGAACTCTGCCCGATCAGTAATGCAAGTTCGATACAAGTGCCCGTGTTCCTTGCTCACGGTAGATTGGATCGTGTCGTCGATATCGAACAGACTAAAGATATGGCTCGAGCGCTGACACAAGCCGGCAATAAACCCAGGACATTATACCTCTCAGCTGAGCAACACGGCGTTAGCAGCATGAAGAATAGGAAGAAATACTACGACGCTGTATTGGATTTCTTAGCTGAGCATTTGGCTGAGTAGTGTTTTTCTAGACTATTCTAGAACGCTTTCTCACTCCTTGGTCATATTACTCTCCGAGTCACGAAGAGGTGACCCTTGAGCTTTATTTCGCGCGCGGAGGCGAAGGGCCTGAAGACGGATAAAGCCGCTGGCATCGTCTGGATTGTAGTCGCTGTCGACACCTTCCATAGATGCTATGTTCTCATCGTAAAGAGACACGTCAGATGTGCGCCCAGCGCACATGATGTTACCCTTGTAGAGCTTCAGTTTAACGGTGCCGGTTACGTTCTCTTGGCTCTTGTCAATGAGGGCTTGGAGTGCTTCCCGCTCGGGCGCATACCAAAAGCCATTATAGATCAGTTCGGCATACTTCGGGATGAGGCCATCGCGGAGATGCATCAGATCACGGTCCATCGTCAAGGTCTCCATCTGTCTATGGGCGTTGATTAGGATCGTGCCCCCCGGAGTTTCGTAAATGCCTCTACTTTTCATGCCGACAAAGCGGTTTTCCACGAGATCGACTCGGCCGATACCGTGTTTGCCGCCGAGACGATTGAGCTCTTTGAGCACGCCGGCAGGGGTCAGTGCGACTCCGTTGACTGCGGTGCAGTCGCCATTGACAAAGCTGAGTTCGATATACTCGGGCTCGTCGGGAGCATCAACTGGATCGGTGCTGAGTTTATACATCGCCTTGTCGCGTTCGCCAGTGGCGTCATACATGGGATCTTCTAGAATACCGGCTTCGTAAGAGATATGAAGGAGGTTGCGATCCATTGAATATGGCTTCGATGCACTGGCTTCGACATCGACGCCGTTGGCCACGCACCAGTCGATCATTTCTTTACGTCCCGGGAACATCTCTCGGAAGACTGGCATGCGCCAGGGAGAGATGATTTCCAAATCGGGGCTCAATGCTGCGTAGGTCAGTTCAAAGCGGACTTGGTCATTACCCTTACCGGTCGCACCATGGGAAACGGCTTGGGCTCCCTCCTTTTCAGCGATCTCGATTTGGGCCTTTGCGATGAGGGGGCGGGCAATGGATGTCCCGAGGAAATACTGTCCCTCGTAGATAGCATTGGCGCGGACCATAGGGTAGATGAAATCACGGGCAAATTCTTCAACCAAGTCCACAGTGTAGTGGGCGACAGAGCCTGTGGCTTTCGACTTTTCGCCGAGCCCATCGAGCTCTTCTTCCTGACCCACGTCTGCAGAAAAGGTGATGATGTCTGCGTTGTAGTGGTCCTTCAACCACCGCACGAGTACGGAGGTGTCAAGGCCACCTGAGTAAGCGAGAACTATTTTCATGTATAAAAATTGTGTGTGTGGTTTAGGCCCGGGTTTCCTTCCAAGCATCGGAGAGCACTGACATGATTGCTTTCTGAACATGCAGTCGATTTTCGGCCTGGTCAAAGATGATAGAAGCTGGATGGTCTAGCACGTCTTGTGACACTTCCTCGCCGGAGTGCGCTGGGAGGCAATGCATGAAATACGCGTCTTTTTTCGCAGCCTCGAGTAAGCCCATATTGACCTGGTAGGGGAGCATTGCCGTTAGGCGAGATTCTGCCTGGCCTTCGTCACCCATGCTGACAAAGACATCGGTATAGAGCACGTCGGCATCCTTGGCCGCTTCGTAGGGATCGTTGGTGAAAGTGTATCCGCTGAGCCCATCGGCTGCGAGGGCTTCATCCAACTCCGGACCGGGTTTGAACGCTTCGGGACCGGACAGCGCGACCTCCATGCCAAGGACAAGTCCTGAGAGCACAAGAGAGTAGGCCATATTTGAGGCACAGTCTCCGAAGTAGGCAAGTTTGCGACCGACCAGTGCTGACGGCAAATCGTCAGGATTACTTGCCCAGCGTTCCGCGAGCGTGAAGTAGTCGGTAAAGGTCTGACAGGGATGGAGGAAGTCAGACAGTCCATTGATCACAGGGATCGTGGCATGCGCAGCAAACTCATCGAGGTAGCTGTGCTCGAAGCAACGAATGACGACCCCGTGTAGGTAGCGCGACAGGACTTTAGCTGTGTCAGCGACGGTTTCTCCGCGGCCGATCTGGGTCTGCTGAGCATTGAGGACCACGGGATGGCCGCCGAGCTCGCTCACGCCCACATCGAAGGAGACGCGCGTGCGCGTGCTATTCTTGAAGAATATCAAGCCCCAGCTCTGTCCTTGTAGGGTTGGAGGTGTGCTGCCATAGCGATGCTGTTTGAAGCTGGACGCCAAGCCAAAGATCTCTGCGATCTCAGCCTGACTGAAGTCTGTATCTCTGAGGAAGTGTTTACTCATTTGTGTAGAGGGGTTCAGGTAGAAACGGAGAGCTCTGCTTCGGAAAATACCGAGTCGAGGATGCCCAAACACTCGTTGAGTGCTTCTTTAGTGACGTTGAGAGGCGGTAGTAGCCGCAACGCTTGATGGCCCGCAGCCACGACGAGCATGCCTGCTTCCCGGCACCGAATGACCCACGGCATGGGATCTTCATTGAGGCCGAGAGCGAGCATGAGGCCACGTCCACGGACTTCTTTGATGAGACCAGAATGGTGTGTTGCGAGTTGCTCTAATTGAGCTGTAAACCACGCGCTGACTTCTTGGACGTGCTGAATGATATGCTCCTCTTCTAGCACATCAAGCGTAGCCAAAGCGGCCTCGGCGGCTAAGGGTGAGCCGCCGAAAGTCGTGCCGTGCGTACCTGGTGTGAAAAGGTGAGCATGGGCGTCGCTTACCCAGATTGCGCCGATAGGGAAACCGCCCCCAAGGCCCTTGGCCATGCCGATAGCATCCGGCTGAATCCCCGCCGCTTGATAGGCAAAAAATTGACCGGTCCGGCCGATGCCACATTGCACCTCGTCGATAAGCAACAAGACCTTACGATCGTCGCAGAGCTTCCGGAGATCTTTGAGGAATTGCAGCGAGCAAGGGCGGATGCCGCCTTCGCCTTGGATGGTTTCAATGAATACTGCGGCCGTTTGATCGTCGATTGCAGCGGCAAAGCTATCGATGTTATTGAATTCGGCTGTGACGAAGCCGGGCACCAATGGATGAAAGCCATTTTGGACCTTTTCTTGAGGGGTCGCACTCATTCCGCCGAAAGTACGGCCATGGAATGCAGTATCGGCGACGACGATTTTGTAGATGTCGCCATCTTTGCCGCCGGCTTTCTGTTTACCGAACAAACGTCCGAGTTTGATGAGGCCTTCGTTGGCCTCCGCACCGCTATTGCAGAAAAAGGCTTTTCCGGGTCCAGCTTGCTCCGCGAGGCGTTTGGCCAGAGCTGCTTGGTTGGGATTGCCGTAGAGGTTTGAGCAGTGAACGAGTTGTGCCGCCTGTTCAGAAACGCGACGGACCCATTTTGGATGGGAGTGTCCGAGCGAGGTCACCGCGATACCGGAGGTCATATCGAGGTAACGTCGGCCGGTCTCGTCCCATAGGTAGGATCCTTGCCCCTTCACTGCGATAAGCGCAGGCGGCAACGGATAATTCCCGAGAGAATAGGCCGTATATGTTTCTGTGGTATTCATGACGAAAACGAGAGGGAGGCTCAGGCTTGAACGAGTTCTGTGCCAATGCCGGTGTGAGTAAATATTTCTAGAAGTATGGAATGGGGCATCCGGCCGTCGACCAGGTGCACGCGGTGGACGCCGGCTTCGAGTGCATCGACTGCACTGTCTACCTTAGGCACCATGCCTTTCGATATGACACCGTCTGCTTTTAGCTGAGGGACTTCATTGATTTTGAGCGAAGATATGAGCGTTGCAGGTTCCTCGGGGTTTCGAAGCAATCCGGGAACATCGCTCATATAGACCAGACGCCGGGCATGAAGTGCTTTGGCCACATGTGCTGCGGCGATGTCGGCATTGATGTTATGTGGTTGGCCGGAGGCATCGATTGCAACTGGGGAGATGACGGGGGTATACCCATTGTCGAGGGCGTATAAGATGGGTTGAGTCAGCACGTGGGTGACTTCACCGACATAACCGATATCCACTGCCTTGCCGTCTGCATCTTCGGTAAGCCGCTTGCACTGCAGCACCCGATTTCCGTGGATTGCGATCGGTTTGCCCTTGGCAGCTTGAATCAGGTTACAAATATCGAGATTGACTGAGTGGTTTAGAGTATTCTCAACGATGGATACAGCCTCAGCGGAAGTCCTACGTAGGCCATTTACGAATTCTGCTTCGATCCCGGCGGCGTCCATGGCCCGAGTGATGGCTTTTCCTCCACCATGGACCACGACAACCCGGATACCGACGGAGGCCAAGAAGGCGACGTCGGTGGCGACGCGACCACGCATCTCTGGGTCGGGGTCATCCATGAAAGAACCTCCGTATTTGATGACAAAAATCGAGTCCCTGAACCGTTGGATGTAGGGGAGTGCCTCAATGAGAACGGAGGCTTTGGTGGTAGGGGTGATCATTTCCATGGCTTATTCGGACCGGTTAAAATTAACGTAGGCCTCCGTAAGGTCTGTCGCTAACAACTTCGCCTCTGCAGCACCCAGGTGGAGATCGAGTGTCACGGTAAACTCCTTTTGCTGAACGGTTTCTTTCCAATGGGTAGCATGGGCATCTTGAGGTTCACCTTTCAGCAGAGCAGGAAAGCTATCGTAGAAGAGGTCGATATTATCGGAGTCGAGCCCGATTTGTGCGTAGCCGGCTGCGTCGATGAGTCTGCCCCAGTTGGGGTCTTCGCCATACCAAGAGCTCTTGACTAGCAGAGAATTACCGATGCACCGTGCTACTTTGTCTGCTGCTGCTTTATCAGGCGCTCCTTTGACTTTGATGGTGATTACTTTGGAGATTTTTTCACCGTCAGAAACGATCATATGGGCCAGTTTGAAGCAAATGGCATTGAGCGCTGAGCTGAAGGCTTGGTAGGTCGAATTGCTGGGGTCGTCGGGAATTTCTGTGCCAGATGAGCCATTGGCGAAAATCATGACCGTGTCGTTTGTACTCATATCGCCGTCGACGGTGATACAGTTGAAAGACTGATCGACTGCTGCTTTAAGGAGTCTTTGGAGCAGTTCCGGCTGAATGGTTACATCGGTTGCCAGGTAAGCCAGCATAGTGGCCATATTGGGCTCGATCATCCCGGCGCCTTTTGCCATAGCGCCAATGGTGAAGCCGGGACCTGTGACGGTGGCTACCTTCCGGCATGTATCCGAGGTGAGAATGGCATCCGCGGCTGACAAACCAGCCTCCCGATCGCTCGATAAGGAATGAGTCAGTGATTCTAGCCGCGTGATCATATTATGAACAGGAAGTTGCCGGCCGATCCGTCCGGTCGAGGCGACATGAATACATTCCGCGGGAACATTGAGTTTCTGGGATGTGCGGTGGGAGAGCTTCCACGCATTATCGCGTCCTGTGGCACCTGTCGCCGCATTAGCATTGCCGCTATTGATCAGGCAACCCTGCGCAGACGCCGTGCTTTCCAAATACTCTATGGAAAGTAAGACGGGGGCAGCTTTGACATCGTTCTTCGTGAAAACTGCGGC
Proteins encoded in this region:
- a CDS encoding prolyl oligopeptidase family serine peptidase; this encodes MGASFGGYAALAAQVFDPGLFQCSISYAGVFDVAEQIENWGDGFWRKRQGTYAYDYWVKRLGDPEKDAALIEELCPISNASSIQVPVFLAHGRLDRVVDIEQTKDMARALTQAGNKPRTLYLSAEQHGVSSMKNRKKYYDAVLDFLAEHLAE
- a CDS encoding argininosuccinate synthase codes for the protein MKIVLAYSGGLDTSVLVRWLKDHYNADIITFSADVGQEEELDGLGEKSKATGSVAHYTVDLVEEFARDFIYPMVRANAIYEGQYFLGTSIARPLIAKAQIEIAEKEGAQAVSHGATGKGNDQVRFELTYAALSPDLEIISPWRMPVFREMFPGRKEMIDWCVANGVDVEASASKPYSMDRNLLHISYEAGILEDPMYDATGERDKAMYKLSTDPVDAPDEPEYIELSFVNGDCTAVNGVALTPAGVLKELNRLGGKHGIGRVDLVENRFVGMKSRGIYETPGGTILINAHRQMETLTMDRDLMHLRDGLIPKYAELIYNGFWYAPEREALQALIDKSQENVTGTVKLKLYKGNIMCAGRTSDVSLYDENIASMEGVDSDYNPDDASGFIRLQALRLRARNKAQGSPLRDSESNMTKE
- a CDS encoding citramalate synthase — its product is MNSPDVWIYDTTLRDGTQGEGVSFTVAAKLRVAEKLDQFGIDYIEGGWPGSNPRDMAFFEQAKQLQLKHAKITAFGSTRRADKRAEDDAQLKILLEAETPAVTIFGKTWLLHITEILRTTGDENLKMIEESVAFLVKNGRQVIYDAEHFFDGYKDDDVYALSTLEAAVRGGASCITLCDTNGGMMLSELEKIVARVVKQFPNTRVGMHCHNDCGLGVALSIDGVRQGAVLVQGTMNGIGERNGNANLTTIIPNLSEKMGRTLNCSQQMASLRDLSIFIDELANVRSDPRAPFVGTAAFAHKGGVHADAVGKVKHSYEHMQPERVGNHTRVLVSDMAGRASLMLKAKELGIELEKSSELQKFLADLKDLEFRGYEYEAADASFKLLIHRYLKGRKDAFELVQYRSSVGRQIALSRTISEATVKIRVGEDDYHTVSEAHGPVSALDHALRKALIPAFPILKTVTLTDFKVRILDNALGTDAVTRVLIESTDGHETWGTVGASDNIIDASWQALKDSMEYKLLLEEEKRDS
- a CDS encoding peroxiredoxin; translated protein: MKKLFALAATSVSTALFAEPMSVGSTAPTELIVKTDAGEQFDIGKDLQSGMVLVYFYPKADTPGCTKQACSIRDAFSELSNDGLRVYGVSMDSVEAQAAFKEKYSLPFTLIADTEGILVDAMGVPKRGRFPARQAFLFNEGELVWRDLKASTAKQAADVREAMAQL
- a CDS encoding LamG domain-containing protein translates to MEQGTPEYGGGGRHRGMYGNDFARLKRDQSIRWSNIDGGLGGAARIGIRYSQGFGNGDVRFIVNGVETILRMEGTVGGSAKWDWRWRFVDVELLAGAVNVIEFIPLKRDFMPDILTVASESDLAKAAPHRVFTTLSEEEQSQLLAFLQQLDGRDADGVIPADGVPAKPSVLAIDQTGLAIHLTFDDGAEDSQGNQSASLSGGAGVDTSAGAFGASVRFDGGDDMVHLLDSPVLNIPKEAVVQQTISLWFAVDDVDNPGRQQIFESGGSTRGFNAYIDNGTLYAGVWDQNIDVGVGDVASWEGTWRSISGIASGVWHHLALVIDASADPVRPHEGAFFAYLNGVEFDVGNSLAMQISRHGDDSALGGVAGASRWASGGRPLNLNGNIDDFAIWHRSLSEDEIRILADGAGGSPVDLLSSEELVGHFPFDEGWTDRSGIQNLRINGGALIEADAGQFMGGARFDGVDDVANIRNNNLLNTYDGGLAQRTISLWFSVDDVASMQRQVIFDLGGSKRGFNAYIEDGVLHAGIWDIATDAIIGDQETWPGTWRTVGGIEPGAYYHLLMVLDASESPTLPHPGAFKAYLNGVEFDVGNDIAMQIAAHTDACSLGGPAGKSKFLSGGTGSHFRGFLDDFAVWNRVLSDDEIARLSAP
- a CDS encoding prolyl oligopeptidase family serine peptidase, whose product is MKGWQADDVNSVHWVGDDRLVFDVVFRNQYAGGLFSVKAGSRRFEVLNKFDALRVIDPVPSDENVVLTRLYSTSRGGPRTVRYFTKRGIGRVVKSAESLPGTQLGWYGDGGGDLIGCRVYHDGKLRLYFRETYESEWRELKRVSEDVGQSFEVLGFDPHERTFWMTAYEDGANTASLFKVPVDPGSETIRVFNDPKYDIRDNAGLLRSKATGQVVGMAYDQKGPTNIWFTEEFDMLQASIDQAFPTSENTIVDFSKGKERLLIHSYSDRSPVSYRVVDIASKNIIFEAHSREWIDSAELHTQFSLNLKMRDGLVLQGYLTLPGAPDAGPYPMVALVHGGPWSRDTWGYDPIVQLLASRGYAVLQLNFRGSSGYGKTISQKYSGDFRDMVLDVTDATRQICERGWADP
- a CDS encoding PEP-CTERM sorting domain-containing protein (PEP-CTERM proteins occur, often in large numbers, in the proteomes of bacteria that also encode an exosortase, a predicted intramembrane cysteine proteinase. The presence of a PEP-CTERM domain at a protein's C-terminus predicts cleavage within the sorting domain, followed by covalent anchoring to some some component of the (usually Gram-negative) cell surface. Many PEP-CTERM proteins exhibit an unusual sequence composition that includes large numbers of potential glycosylation sites. Expression of one such protein has been shown restore the ability of a bacterium to form floc, a type of biofilm.), producing the protein MKIVSVVKGLSLFVILVSRLGALEVEIDLTNDSGTLGELFNDVSSGTFLVPGGSGLEITIEALSTDSSLNSNVGSPNRLGINSTLSGEDADDFDVGEFVEFSFSKSVEVTSLDFVGFGAGETFSFAGQSITGAQNLYAVPSPVSIAANTSFRLESISGTMGLQAITLNVVPEPSETAAVFGIAGMLFVFRHRRRRAHVRRS